In one Musa acuminata AAA Group cultivar baxijiao chromosome BXJ2-5, Cavendish_Baxijiao_AAA, whole genome shotgun sequence genomic region, the following are encoded:
- the LOC103983544 gene encoding NEDD8-activating enzyme E1 regulatory subunit AXR1 isoform X2, protein MATVAAEMKKTKYDRQLRIWGEQGQTALENANICLLNCGPTGSEALKNLVLGGIGSITVVDGSKVEIHDLGNNFLLDEDKLGQPKAKCVCSFLLELNDAVKAKFVEEAPEDLIENNPSFFAEFTLVIATQLMETSLIKLDKICREANIMLVIARSYGLTGMVRISMKEHTIIESKPDHFVDDLRLHNPWPELIEFSKTIDLSVTDPVIHKHTPYVVILINLAEKWAKEHDGCLPSTRQEKRDFKDFIKAHMLNMDEENYKEALEASFKVSISRGISSDLLQIVNDSAAEVDSKSSDFWVLVAALKEFIENEGDGEPPLEGSIPDMTSSTECYVILQKIYQAKAESDCLAMEQRVKNILKRVGRDPDAISKICRYRHIEDEFTSPCLPELQKCLNDEDYSYAVGFYILLRAVDRFAANCNRLPGIFDSGLNEEISRLKLIAVGILSELGLNGPTLSEDLVTEMCRFGGAELHPVAAFIGGVASQEVIKLVTKQFVPLKGTFMFNGIDHKSQVLVL, encoded by the exons ATGGCTACTGTCGCTGCCGAGATGAAGAAGACCAAGTACGATCGCCAGCTCAG GATCTGGGGAGAACAAGGGCAAACAGCATTGGAGAATGCTAACATATGCTTGCTTAATTGTGGCCCTACTGGTTCTGAAGCTTTGAAAAATCTAGTTCTTGGTGGCATTGGGAGTATAACAGTTGTTGATGGGTCCAAAGTTGAAATACATGATCTtggaaataattttttat TGGATGAAGATAAGCTTGGACAACCAAAGGCAAAATGTGTATGCTCATTTCTGCTAGAGTTAAATGATGCTGTTAAAGCTAAGTTCGTGGAGGAGGCTCCAGAAGATTTAATAGAGAATAATCCTTCTTTTTTTGCTGAATTTACCTTAGTGATAGCAACCCAG CTAATGGAAACTTCATTAATAAAGCTGGATAAGATCTGTAGGGAAGCAAATATCATGTTGGTCATTGCTCGGTCTTATGGTCTTACAGGAATGGTTAGAATAAGCATGAAG GAACACACCATAATTGAGTCAAAACCTGATCATTTTGTAGATGACCTCCGTCTCCACAATCCTTGGCCTGAGCTCATAGA GTTCTCAAAAACAATTGACTTAAGTGTGACAGATCCTGTTATACACAAACATACACCATATGTAGTTATTCTTATTAACCTTGCAGAGAAATGGGCCAAAGAACATGATGGATGCTTACCATCTACTAGACAAGAAAAGAGAGATTTTAAG GACTTCATAAAAGCCCATATGCTTAATATGGACGAAGAAAACTATAAAGAAGCTCTTGAAGCCTCATTCAAGGTGTCAATTTCTCGAGGAATAA GTTCTGATCTGCTTCAAATTGTGAATGATAGTGCTGCTGAAGTTGATTCAAAATCCTCAGATTTCTGGGTTTTGGTTGCAGCTCTTAAG GAGTTTATTGAGAATGAAGGTGATGGAGAGCCACCTCTTGAGGGATCAATACCTGATATGACATCGTCAACTGA ATGCTATGTCATCCTGCAAAAAATCTATCAAGCTAAAGCTGAGTCTGATTGTCTTGCAATGGAGCAGCGAGTGAAGAACATTCTAAAGAGGGTTGGAAGAGATCCTGATGCTATTTCAAAG ATATGCAGGTATCGGCACATCGAGGATGAGTTTACATCTCCTTGTCTACCAGAGTTGCAGAAGTGCTTAAATGATGAGGACTATAG TTATGCTGTCGGCTTCTACATCTTACTTCGAGCTGTTGACCGGTTTGCTGCCAATTGTAATAGACTTCCTGGGATTTTTGATAG TGGACTAAATGAGGAGATTTCACGACTGAAGCTCATTGCAGTTGGTATCCTAAGCGAATTGGGATTAAATGGACCAACATTATCTGAGGATCTGGTCActgaaatgtgcagatttggagGGGCAGAGCTTCATCCGGTTGCTGCTTTCATAGGGGGGGTAGCATCTCAAGAAGTAATTAAG CTTGTCACAAAACAATTTGTCCCATTAAAGGGGACGTTCATGTTCAATGGAATCGATCACAAGTCACAGGTGTTGGTCTTGTAG
- the LOC103983544 gene encoding NEDD8-activating enzyme E1 regulatory subunit AXR1 isoform X1, with translation MATVAAEMKKTKYDRQLRIWGEQGQTALENANICLLNCGPTGSEALKNLVLGGIGSITVVDGSKVEIHDLGNNFLLDEDKLGQPKAKCVCSFLLELNDAVKAKFVEEAPEDLIENNPSFFAEFTLVIATQLMETSLIKLDKICREANIMLVIARSYGLTGMVRISMKEHTIIESKPDHFVDDLRLHNPWPELIEFSKTIDLSVTDPVIHKHTPYVVILINLAEKWAKEHDGCLPSTRQEKRDFKDFIKAHMLNMDEENYKEALEASFKVSISRGISSDLLQIVNDSAAEVDSKSSDFWVLVAALKEFIENEGDGEPPLEGSIPDMTSSTECYVILQKIYQAKAESDCLAMEQRVKNILKRVGRDPDAISKAYVKNFCKNARKITICRYRHIEDEFTSPCLPELQKCLNDEDYSYAVGFYILLRAVDRFAANCNRLPGIFDSGLNEEISRLKLIAVGILSELGLNGPTLSEDLVTEMCRFGGAELHPVAAFIGGVASQEVIKLVTKQFVPLKGTFMFNGIDHKSQVLVL, from the exons ATGGCTACTGTCGCTGCCGAGATGAAGAAGACCAAGTACGATCGCCAGCTCAG GATCTGGGGAGAACAAGGGCAAACAGCATTGGAGAATGCTAACATATGCTTGCTTAATTGTGGCCCTACTGGTTCTGAAGCTTTGAAAAATCTAGTTCTTGGTGGCATTGGGAGTATAACAGTTGTTGATGGGTCCAAAGTTGAAATACATGATCTtggaaataattttttat TGGATGAAGATAAGCTTGGACAACCAAAGGCAAAATGTGTATGCTCATTTCTGCTAGAGTTAAATGATGCTGTTAAAGCTAAGTTCGTGGAGGAGGCTCCAGAAGATTTAATAGAGAATAATCCTTCTTTTTTTGCTGAATTTACCTTAGTGATAGCAACCCAG CTAATGGAAACTTCATTAATAAAGCTGGATAAGATCTGTAGGGAAGCAAATATCATGTTGGTCATTGCTCGGTCTTATGGTCTTACAGGAATGGTTAGAATAAGCATGAAG GAACACACCATAATTGAGTCAAAACCTGATCATTTTGTAGATGACCTCCGTCTCCACAATCCTTGGCCTGAGCTCATAGA GTTCTCAAAAACAATTGACTTAAGTGTGACAGATCCTGTTATACACAAACATACACCATATGTAGTTATTCTTATTAACCTTGCAGAGAAATGGGCCAAAGAACATGATGGATGCTTACCATCTACTAGACAAGAAAAGAGAGATTTTAAG GACTTCATAAAAGCCCATATGCTTAATATGGACGAAGAAAACTATAAAGAAGCTCTTGAAGCCTCATTCAAGGTGTCAATTTCTCGAGGAATAA GTTCTGATCTGCTTCAAATTGTGAATGATAGTGCTGCTGAAGTTGATTCAAAATCCTCAGATTTCTGGGTTTTGGTTGCAGCTCTTAAG GAGTTTATTGAGAATGAAGGTGATGGAGAGCCACCTCTTGAGGGATCAATACCTGATATGACATCGTCAACTGA ATGCTATGTCATCCTGCAAAAAATCTATCAAGCTAAAGCTGAGTCTGATTGTCTTGCAATGGAGCAGCGAGTGAAGAACATTCTAAAGAGGGTTGGAAGAGATCCTGATGCTATTTCAAAGGCATATGTTAAGAATTTCTGTAAAAATGCTAGAAAAATCACT ATATGCAGGTATCGGCACATCGAGGATGAGTTTACATCTCCTTGTCTACCAGAGTTGCAGAAGTGCTTAAATGATGAGGACTATAG TTATGCTGTCGGCTTCTACATCTTACTTCGAGCTGTTGACCGGTTTGCTGCCAATTGTAATAGACTTCCTGGGATTTTTGATAG TGGACTAAATGAGGAGATTTCACGACTGAAGCTCATTGCAGTTGGTATCCTAAGCGAATTGGGATTAAATGGACCAACATTATCTGAGGATCTGGTCActgaaatgtgcagatttggagGGGCAGAGCTTCATCCGGTTGCTGCTTTCATAGGGGGGGTAGCATCTCAAGAAGTAATTAAG CTTGTCACAAAACAATTTGTCCCATTAAAGGGGACGTTCATGTTCAATGGAATCGATCACAAGTCACAGGTGTTGGTCTTGTAG